One Gloeobacter morelensis MG652769 DNA window includes the following coding sequences:
- the corA gene encoding magnesium/cobalt transporter CorA: MRDRKPEAGEAMDPEEDESYVDYHYDDPGTMPGTLSIDKNAPPPEIHLIDYDAEQSTGRRVEHPEELTPYLDNHSVSWVDVRGFGSEDILRRLGKVFGLHPLVLEDIVNVPQRPKVEEYKDHLLIIARMVCPTSETAEAFFSEQVSLILGKSYLLTVQEEAKFDVFGPVRERIRTAKGIICHQRADYLAYTLLDAIVDGFYPVLEDFGERIEALEAEVVENPTRGTLERIYLLRRELLMLRRAIWPQRDVINALIRDANPLIGEEVRVYLRDCYDHAIQIIDMVETYRELASSLTDIYMSSVSNRMNEVMKTLTVISAIFIPLTFIAGVYGMNFDPEKSPWNMPELEWYWGYPYSLVLMLSVAVGLVIYFWRRGWFESFSRVKK, from the coding sequence ATGCGAGACCGGAAGCCGGAAGCCGGCGAAGCGATGGATCCTGAGGAGGATGAGTCCTACGTCGATTACCATTACGACGACCCCGGTACCATGCCGGGAACGCTCAGCATCGACAAAAACGCCCCACCGCCCGAGATCCACCTGATCGATTACGATGCCGAACAATCCACCGGCCGGAGGGTGGAACATCCTGAGGAACTGACGCCTTACCTGGACAACCACTCGGTCTCGTGGGTCGACGTGCGCGGTTTCGGCAGCGAGGACATCCTGCGCCGCCTGGGCAAGGTGTTTGGGCTGCATCCGCTGGTGCTCGAAGACATCGTGAATGTGCCCCAGCGCCCCAAGGTGGAAGAATACAAGGACCACCTGCTGATTATCGCCAGGATGGTCTGTCCCACCTCCGAAACGGCAGAAGCATTTTTCAGCGAGCAGGTGAGTTTGATCTTGGGTAAAAGCTATTTGCTCACAGTCCAGGAAGAAGCCAAATTCGACGTCTTCGGCCCCGTGCGCGAGCGCATCCGCACCGCCAAGGGCATCATCTGCCATCAGCGCGCCGACTACCTGGCCTACACGCTGCTCGATGCGATCGTCGACGGCTTCTACCCGGTGCTCGAAGACTTCGGCGAACGCATTGAGGCACTCGAAGCGGAGGTGGTGGAAAACCCCACCCGCGGTACCCTCGAGAGAATCTATCTGCTCCGGCGCGAACTGCTGATGCTGCGGCGCGCCATCTGGCCCCAGCGCGATGTGATCAACGCCCTCATCCGCGATGCCAACCCGCTGATCGGCGAGGAGGTGCGCGTCTACCTGCGCGACTGCTACGACCACGCCATCCAGATCATCGACATGGTGGAGACTTACCGGGAACTGGCTTCGAGCCTGACGGACATCTACATGTCCTCGGTGAGCAACCGGATGAACGAGGTGATGAAGACCCTCACGGTGATCTCGGCTATTTTTATTCCGCTGACCTTTATCGCCGGGGTCTACGGCATGAACTTCGATCCTGAAAAATCCCCCTGGAATATGCCCGAGCTGGAATGGTACTGGGGCTATCCCTACAGCCTGGTGCTGATGTTGTCGGTGGCTGTGGGTCTGGTCATCTATTTTTGGCGGCGGGGCTGGTTTGAGAGCTTCTCGCGGGTGAAAAAGTAG
- the topA gene encoding type I DNA topoisomerase, whose product MRLLICESPGKIKTFKGILGAGWDVQASLGHVMELANDGADHLGFDVGAEAVTCRYVPRGERGAATLKKLRAAAAKAQEVYLATDPDREGEAIAWHLARELRLKSPRRIRCTQITEGAVRTALQSPGRLDLDLVSAQRARQCLDKLVGYKVSPLLWNATGGKSAGRVQSATLHLVCEREREIVAFVPVDYWSVWVEYAPGWRAYYQGDVPERPEATEAADDAKSNQEAPPAESTRVLSEAEADRLVALARSHPHAVEGVERRTVTKNPPAPFTTSTLQQAAGALLGYNPERTMGIAQQLYEGIDLPTGRKGLITYMRTDSVEVAPEFIEQARTYLQTHDPDNLPARSATHRSRAGAQQAHEAIRPTDVSLTPRTIRAHLSEEQLRLYDIVWRRAVASQCAPARLAKTKILTRCGPVHWQALGMTVAFAGYTRYWNDLEAALALPALEAGQRLELLRSAHEKKRTQPPPRYSEPKLVQLMERKGVGRPSTYASTIKTLKERAYVALQGRALVPTELGLATDALLGRTLPELVDSAFTARMEAGLDAIAASREPWEKYLIGWNADYLVPAVARARATIAAEFPKRSAAPPTAGAPATSRTPCPHCRRLLSKVPSKKVKRGYFLKCPACADLVMFWNPWHKIWELPKPKTDRQTP is encoded by the coding sequence ATGCGGCTGCTAATTTGCGAGAGTCCGGGCAAGATCAAGACCTTTAAGGGGATCCTCGGCGCGGGCTGGGACGTGCAGGCTTCCTTGGGTCATGTCATGGAGTTGGCCAACGACGGCGCCGATCACCTTGGTTTCGACGTCGGTGCCGAGGCGGTCACCTGCCGCTACGTGCCCAGGGGCGAGCGGGGGGCGGCGACCCTCAAGAAACTGCGCGCGGCGGCGGCCAAGGCCCAGGAAGTCTATCTGGCCACCGATCCCGACCGCGAAGGCGAAGCGATCGCCTGGCACCTGGCGCGGGAGCTGCGCCTCAAATCCCCCCGGCGCATCCGCTGCACCCAGATCACCGAGGGGGCCGTGCGCACAGCCCTGCAATCGCCCGGCCGCCTGGATCTGGATCTGGTGAGCGCCCAGCGCGCCCGGCAGTGCCTCGACAAGCTGGTGGGCTACAAAGTTTCGCCTTTGCTGTGGAATGCGACCGGCGGCAAGAGCGCAGGCCGGGTCCAGAGTGCAACGCTGCACCTTGTGTGCGAGCGCGAGCGGGAGATCGTTGCCTTTGTGCCCGTCGATTACTGGTCGGTGTGGGTCGAGTACGCCCCCGGCTGGCGGGCTTACTACCAAGGGGACGTGCCGGAGAGGCCCGAGGCGACCGAGGCGGCCGACGACGCCAAATCGAACCAAGAAGCGCCCCCCGCCGAATCGACCCGGGTCTTGAGCGAAGCGGAGGCCGACCGGTTGGTCGCCCTGGCGCGCAGCCACCCCCACGCCGTCGAGGGCGTCGAGCGGCGCACCGTCACCAAGAATCCGCCCGCGCCCTTCACCACCAGCACCCTCCAACAGGCGGCCGGGGCACTGCTCGGCTACAACCCCGAGCGCACGATGGGTATCGCCCAGCAACTCTACGAAGGCATCGACCTGCCCACCGGCCGTAAGGGGCTCATCACCTACATGCGCACCGACAGCGTCGAAGTAGCCCCCGAATTTATCGAGCAGGCGCGCACTTACCTGCAGACCCACGATCCAGACAATCTGCCCGCCCGCAGCGCCACGCACCGCTCCCGCGCAGGCGCCCAGCAGGCCCACGAGGCGATCCGCCCCACCGATGTCAGCCTGACGCCGCGCACGATCCGAGCGCACCTGAGCGAGGAGCAACTGCGGCTTTACGACATTGTCTGGCGGCGGGCGGTGGCTTCGCAGTGCGCCCCGGCCCGCCTGGCCAAGACAAAGATTTTGACCCGCTGCGGCCCGGTGCACTGGCAGGCTCTGGGCATGACCGTCGCCTTCGCGGGCTACACCCGCTACTGGAACGACCTGGAGGCGGCCCTGGCCCTACCCGCCCTCGAAGCCGGGCAGCGGCTGGAACTGCTGCGCTCGGCCCACGAAAAAAAGCGCACCCAACCGCCGCCGCGCTACAGCGAGCCGAAGCTGGTGCAGCTGATGGAACGCAAAGGGGTCGGGCGGCCTTCGACCTACGCTTCGACCATCAAAACCCTCAAAGAGCGCGCCTACGTCGCACTGCAGGGCCGCGCGCTGGTGCCCACCGAGCTGGGGCTGGCCACCGACGCGCTGCTCGGGCGCACGCTGCCGGAGCTGGTGGACAGCGCCTTTACCGCCCGGATGGAGGCGGGCCTCGACGCGATTGCCGCCAGCCGCGAGCCCTGGGAGAAATATTTGATCGGCTGGAACGCGGACTACCTGGTGCCGGCGGTGGCGCGCGCCCGCGCGACGATTGCGGCGGAATTTCCAAAGCGTTCGGCCGCTCCACCGACAGCCGGTGCACCCGCGACTTCGCGCACCCCCTGTCCCCATTGCCGCCGGTTGCTCTCGAAGGTACCCTCCAAAAAAGTCAAGCGGGGCTACTTTCTCAAGTGCCCCGCCTGTGCGGATCTGGTGATGTTCTGGAATCCCTGGCACAAAATTTGGGAGCTTCCCAAGCCCAAAACGGACCGGCAAACTCCCTAA
- the dapA gene encoding 4-hydroxy-tetrahydrodipicolinate synthase has product MSFGRVLTAMITPFDGEGNVHYALAEKLADYLAAHGSDTLVVCGTTGESPTLSWEEEYALFDVVRRAVAGRAKVVAGTGSNATREAVAATRKAAALGLDGTLQVCPYYNKPTQDGLFEHFRAVAQAGDLPVILYNVPGRTGVHLAPETVARLAEVPGIVAIKEASGSLDQVSAIRALTREDFVIYCGDDSLTLPMLAVGATGVVSIASHLVGEPIQQMIQAFEDGHNNQARRIHLHLLPLFRGLFWETNPIPVKLALALQGWDVNHLRLPLVAGSKELSTRLEKLLHQLELLV; this is encoded by the coding sequence GTGAGCTTCGGCCGGGTGCTCACAGCGATGATCACGCCCTTCGACGGCGAGGGCAATGTCCACTACGCCCTGGCCGAAAAACTGGCTGACTATCTGGCGGCCCACGGCAGCGATACCCTGGTCGTCTGCGGCACCACCGGCGAGTCGCCGACTTTGAGTTGGGAAGAAGAGTACGCGTTGTTCGATGTGGTGCGCCGGGCGGTGGCCGGCCGCGCCAAGGTGGTGGCGGGCACCGGATCCAACGCCACCCGCGAAGCGGTTGCCGCCACCCGCAAAGCCGCAGCCCTGGGTCTGGACGGCACGCTGCAGGTGTGTCCCTACTACAACAAACCCACCCAGGACGGGCTTTTTGAGCACTTTCGCGCCGTCGCCCAGGCGGGCGACTTGCCGGTCATCCTCTACAATGTACCGGGGCGTACCGGCGTGCACCTGGCCCCTGAGACCGTCGCCCGCCTTGCCGAGGTGCCGGGAATCGTTGCCATCAAAGAAGCGAGTGGTTCCCTAGACCAGGTAAGTGCCATCCGGGCGCTCACCCGCGAGGACTTTGTCATCTACTGCGGCGACGACTCGCTGACCTTGCCGATGCTTGCCGTCGGGGCGACGGGTGTAGTCAGCATCGCCTCCCACCTGGTGGGAGAGCCCATCCAACAGATGATCCAGGCCTTCGAGGACGGCCACAACAACCAAGCCCGCCGGATTCACCTGCACCTGTTGCCGCTTTTTCGAGGGCTTTTCTGGGAGACCAATCCGATTCCCGTCAAGCTGGCCCTCGCCCTGCAGGGCTGGGATGTCAACCACCTGCGCCTGCCGCTCGTCGCCGGGAGCAAGGAACTCAGCACCCGGCTTGAAAAGCTTTTGCACCAGCTTGAACTGCTGGTCTGA
- a CDS encoding aspartate-semialdehyde dehydrogenase → MTNAYRVAVLGATGAVGTEMVKLLQERHFPLASLKLLASERSAGKWVDFAGEAVPVEVLKPEALKGLDIVLGAAEADVSRQYAGAIVEAGAIFVDNSSAFRQDPAVPLVVPEVNLADLAWHTGIVANPNCSTILLVVAVWPLHRHRPLKRLVVSTYQAASGAGAAGMAELERQTRQVLAGEVPTAEVFPHPIAFNLFPHNSAIGADRYCEEERKMIRETRRIFHSEALPVAVTCVRVPVLRAHSEAVNLEFEEPFPVAEALALLREAPGLQVVEDWERNHFPMPVEASGQDVVLVGRVRADLSCPGALDLWLSGDQIRKGAALNAVQIAEQLAGGRR, encoded by the coding sequence TTGACAAACGCATATCGTGTCGCTGTTCTGGGAGCCACCGGAGCAGTGGGCACCGAGATGGTCAAGTTATTACAGGAGCGCCATTTTCCCCTCGCCAGTCTCAAGCTGCTTGCCTCGGAGCGTTCTGCGGGCAAATGGGTGGATTTTGCCGGTGAAGCTGTGCCCGTCGAGGTGCTGAAGCCAGAGGCGCTCAAAGGTCTTGACATCGTCCTGGGAGCTGCCGAGGCGGATGTGTCCCGACAGTACGCCGGAGCTATTGTCGAGGCCGGGGCCATTTTCGTCGACAACTCCAGTGCTTTCCGGCAAGATCCGGCGGTGCCCCTGGTGGTACCGGAGGTCAACTTGGCGGATCTAGCCTGGCACACGGGGATCGTCGCCAACCCCAACTGCTCGACGATTCTGCTGGTGGTAGCCGTCTGGCCCCTACACCGGCACCGGCCCCTGAAGCGCTTGGTCGTCTCTACCTACCAGGCGGCTTCCGGGGCGGGGGCGGCGGGCATGGCGGAGCTTGAACGCCAGACGCGTCAGGTGCTGGCGGGCGAAGTGCCCACAGCCGAGGTTTTTCCTCACCCGATCGCCTTCAATCTTTTCCCGCACAATTCGGCTATCGGAGCGGACCGCTACTGCGAGGAAGAGCGAAAGATGATCCGCGAGACGCGGCGCATCTTTCACAGCGAGGCCCTGCCCGTCGCCGTCACCTGCGTGCGCGTGCCGGTCCTGCGCGCCCACAGCGAGGCGGTCAACCTCGAATTCGAGGAGCCCTTCCCGGTGGCGGAGGCGTTGGCGCTGTTGCGCGAAGCCCCAGGATTGCAGGTGGTCGAAGATTGGGAGCGCAACCACTTCCCAATGCCCGTCGAGGCGAGCGGCCAGGACGTGGTGCTGGTCGGGCGGGTGCGCGCGGATCTCTCCTGTCCGGGGGCTCTGGATCTGTGGCTCTCGGGCGATCAGATCCGCAAGGGAGCGGCCCTCAACGCCGTCCAGATTGCCGAACAGCTGGCGGGAGGGAGGCGGTGA
- a CDS encoding response regulator yields the protein MIAKFKSQRKGSIARRLLLTLGSLLLVFLLVFGFNYWLVFNQVENLRQSYRLSRELNINVYRMQEGMTDQETGVRGFLLARQEEFLAPFYQGRVQYLRSLEEARRVVQLITVRIEDPQMRSQMLSALDAAGQAAESWYEFVRAGEVESLRRGDLALAAALDLGRSRQGKERFDRFRQAAAEVRRRNDLLFAQLEARIRERQNQSEILSIGLLAMAGLVAGAISLGLVRSLRRPFAALEGAAAALSEGNFQTRVPAEVIENDDELAVLARSFDQMAERLGRQNLELRERDILDSLRALDAVIVEERDLDRLCGRLLESLGELTGSQLGALYLLEGERLLLQSSLGLSAPAPAIRLGEGMVGLAASRGAPVVLQSPPAGEPLSLETPAGALQPRSLSAWPLLSKQQLVGVLFVAGLEPLAPMARNLLESVSNQLAIALLNSRSARAIEEARARLEATFEQMSDGVSIADAQGNPQLINPAGLRILGLPADQDLTDSDWQNRFEVFTLEGEPLEAQEVPVRRAVRFGTTVRADLQIRIRQGRSVLLSVSASPLKDGRGDIYGVVAVFRDVTVERERERRLAQQAHELEALNAELAATNAELEAQQGELEAINAELEQQRLQIESQNQELVEADRQKNNFLASMSHELRTPLNAIIGFSQLLLRNKNLQEQPQVLLQLDRVYQNGKIQLRLVNDILDLAKIKAGKVELRYQPVALEPFVREVYAALESLALQKNLSVRIAVDPSIGSVETDPQQLRTILINLLSNAFKYTERGEVEVRARRPAADRFELEVRDTGVGIDPDQQQKVFDEFSRLEGAATRQASGTGLGLAICKRLVTLMGGEISLVSTPGVGSTFTVRLPCGPAVIPAGRSAGEPPKVLFIEHDLQVQQLVATRLAERSYRLLFAPDSIEGIQIAKAERPDAIVLDPTLPRTDLWAVLFELRTDPTTAGIPILLQSIAGERGLAIPLGLADFLTRPVGQESLLAVLKRRRVAPEGDAILIVDDSADNREYLAACLRDEGYRVQPAASGPEALTYLESHRPQLVILDLMMPQMDGFEVLRRLRRMPGGRQLPVLILSAMDLTEQQRQSLLAEQTAQILKKGDQSIDELLSLLDDTLRRQLETA from the coding sequence GTGATTGCGAAATTCAAATCCCAACGAAAAGGCTCAATCGCCAGGCGGCTGTTGCTGACCCTGGGCTCGCTGCTGCTCGTATTTTTGCTGGTCTTTGGATTCAATTACTGGCTGGTATTTAATCAGGTCGAAAACCTTCGGCAGTCCTATCGGCTCAGCCGCGAACTCAATATTAACGTCTACCGGATGCAAGAAGGTATGACCGATCAGGAGACGGGCGTGCGCGGATTTTTGCTGGCCCGCCAGGAGGAGTTTCTCGCCCCTTTCTATCAGGGACGGGTCCAGTACCTGCGCTCCCTCGAAGAAGCTCGACGGGTCGTGCAACTGATCACCGTCCGCATCGAAGACCCGCAGATGCGCAGCCAGATGCTCAGCGCCCTCGACGCCGCAGGACAAGCGGCTGAGAGCTGGTACGAATTTGTGCGCGCCGGCGAAGTCGAATCGCTCCGGCGCGGCGATCTGGCTCTGGCTGCGGCTCTGGACCTTGGCCGTAGCCGCCAGGGCAAAGAACGCTTCGACCGGTTTCGCCAGGCGGCAGCGGAGGTGCGCAGGCGCAACGACCTGCTCTTTGCGCAGCTCGAAGCGCGGATCCGCGAGCGGCAGAACCAGAGCGAAATCTTGAGTATCGGGCTTCTAGCGATGGCCGGGTTGGTTGCCGGGGCAATTTCCCTGGGATTGGTGCGCAGTCTAAGGCGGCCTTTTGCGGCGCTGGAGGGGGCGGCGGCAGCCCTTAGCGAAGGAAATTTTCAGACGCGGGTACCTGCTGAAGTCATCGAAAACGACGACGAGCTGGCGGTGCTCGCCCGCTCCTTCGATCAGATGGCCGAGCGGCTCGGCCGCCAGAACCTCGAATTGCGCGAGCGCGACATTCTGGACAGCCTGCGCGCCCTCGATGCGGTAATCGTCGAAGAACGCGACCTCGACCGTTTGTGCGGACGGCTGCTCGAGAGCCTGGGGGAACTGACCGGGTCGCAGTTGGGGGCGCTCTATTTGCTCGAAGGTGAGCGGCTGCTGTTGCAGAGCAGCCTGGGTCTGAGCGCCCCGGCGCCTGCCATCCGCCTGGGCGAAGGCATGGTCGGTCTGGCGGCATCGCGGGGCGCCCCGGTAGTGCTGCAGAGCCCCCCCGCAGGGGAGCCGCTCTCCCTTGAGACTCCCGCGGGCGCGCTGCAGCCGCGCAGTCTCTCCGCCTGGCCGCTTTTGAGCAAACAGCAACTGGTGGGGGTGCTCTTTGTTGCGGGTCTGGAGCCCCTGGCTCCTATGGCGCGCAACCTGCTTGAAAGTGTTTCAAATCAGCTGGCCATCGCCCTGCTCAACAGCCGCAGCGCCCGCGCCATCGAAGAAGCGCGGGCGCGCCTGGAAGCCACCTTCGAGCAGATGTCCGACGGTGTGTCGATTGCCGATGCCCAGGGCAATCCGCAACTGATCAACCCGGCGGGCCTGCGCATTCTGGGTCTGCCCGCCGATCAAGATCTAACCGACAGCGACTGGCAGAATCGCTTCGAGGTGTTCACCCTGGAGGGCGAGCCTTTGGAAGCGCAGGAAGTGCCGGTTCGCCGCGCCGTGCGCTTCGGCACCACGGTGCGCGCCGACCTGCAAATTCGGATCCGCCAGGGACGCTCGGTACTGTTGTCGGTCAGCGCTTCGCCGCTCAAAGACGGCCGTGGCGACATCTATGGGGTGGTGGCCGTTTTTCGCGATGTGACGGTCGAGCGCGAGCGCGAGCGGCGCCTGGCGCAGCAGGCCCACGAACTGGAGGCCTTGAACGCCGAACTGGCGGCTACCAACGCAGAACTCGAAGCCCAGCAGGGCGAACTGGAGGCCATCAACGCAGAACTCGAGCAGCAGCGGCTGCAGATCGAAAGCCAGAACCAGGAACTCGTCGAAGCCGACCGCCAGAAGAACAACTTTTTGGCCTCGATGAGCCACGAGTTGCGCACACCCCTCAACGCGATTATCGGCTTCTCGCAGCTGCTGTTGCGCAACAAAAACCTGCAGGAGCAACCGCAGGTACTGCTGCAACTCGACCGCGTCTATCAGAACGGCAAGATCCAGCTGCGGCTGGTCAACGACATTCTCGATCTCGCCAAGATCAAAGCGGGCAAAGTCGAGTTGCGCTACCAGCCAGTCGCCCTCGAACCGTTCGTGCGCGAGGTCTACGCTGCCCTCGAAAGCCTCGCGCTCCAAAAAAATCTGTCGGTGCGCATCGCCGTCGACCCGTCCATAGGGTCCGTCGAGACCGATCCGCAGCAACTGCGCACGATCTTGATCAACTTGCTCAGCAATGCCTTCAAGTACACCGAGCGGGGCGAAGTCGAAGTGCGCGCCCGGCGCCCGGCGGCCGACCGCTTCGAGTTGGAGGTGCGCGATACCGGCGTCGGCATCGATCCGGACCAACAACAAAAAGTCTTCGACGAATTTAGCCGCCTGGAAGGGGCCGCGACGCGCCAGGCCAGCGGCACCGGATTGGGACTGGCTATCTGCAAACGGTTGGTGACGCTGATGGGAGGCGAGATTTCGTTGGTGAGCACCCCGGGCGTGGGCAGCACTTTTACCGTCCGTCTGCCCTGCGGGCCTGCTGTTATCCCTGCCGGGCGCTCGGCGGGTGAGCCGCCGAAGGTGCTGTTTATCGAGCACGACCTGCAGGTGCAACAACTGGTGGCCACCCGGCTTGCCGAGCGCTCCTACCGGTTGCTGTTTGCCCCCGACAGCATCGAGGGCATCCAGATTGCCAAAGCCGAACGCCCCGATGCGATCGTGCTCGATCCGACCCTGCCGCGCACCGATCTGTGGGCGGTGCTCTTCGAGTTGCGGACCGACCCCACTACCGCCGGTATTCCGATCTTGTTGCAGAGCATCGCAGGCGAGCGGGGCCTGGCGATCCCACTCGGACTGGCGGATTTTCTGACCCGCCCTGTCGGCCAGGAAAGTTTGCTCGCGGTACTCAAGCGCCGCCGGGTCGCCCCCGAGGGCGATGCGATCTTGATCGTCGACGACAGTGCCGACAACCGCGAGTACCTGGCCGCCTGCCTGCGCGACGAGGGCTACCGTGTGCAACCGGCCGCCTCCGGCCCCGAGGCGCTTACCTACCTCGAAAGCCACCGGCCGCAACTGGTCATCCTCGATTTGATGATGCCGCAGATGGACGGCTTCGAAGTGCTCAGGCGACTGCGCCGGATGCCGGGGGGCAGGCAGTTGCCGGTGCTCATCTTGAGTGCGATGGATTTGACCGAACAGCAGCGCCAGAGCTTGCTGGCCGAGCAGACCGCACAGATCCTCAAAAAAGGCGATCAGAGCATCGACGAGCTGCTGAGCTTGCTCGACGACACCCTGCGCCGACAGCTTGAGACCGCCTGA
- a CDS encoding ribonuclease J → MAESPNQTVSPLRITPLGGLGEIGKNTWIFQVNDEIMLLDGGLSFPTEEMHGVNLVLPNIDWLIENQEKIVGMVVTHGHEDHIGGIPYHLQRLRIPVIHGPRLAMALLEDKLREAELLGRTQLQTVGPRGTVRVGKYFVVEYLQNTHSMADSYTLAIHTPTGLVIHTGDFKFDHTPVDGRKFDYQRLAEHGEKGVLCLISDSTNAEVPGFTPSERSVYPNLERYIKEAPGRVIVTTFASSVHRLHMLLDIAQKTGRSVCVVGRSMLNMIAKAKALGFIPNFSDSLLQPVQAANSLPPERVLVLTTGSQGEPMSALTRIAGGDHRQVKIQPGDTVIFSSNPIPGNTISVVRVIDKLMQLGANVVYGRERGIHVSGHGAIEDQKLMLALTKPKFFFPCHGEYRMIRRHAQTAQEMGVPAENMLLTENGDVVELTAESMRVVDRIPAGVDLVDASRSTMVNSNVLRERQRLAEDGFVTVAVALTAQGTFAARPQISIKAVARSAETRNLEDMLRTALERTQSRFGEFRQPLEAGALGYQYDWMGIKQLLERTVKQVTREMLQSHPLIQVLLQTPLEAPVTSLPLAVATSA, encoded by the coding sequence ATGGCTGAAAGCCCGAACCAGACTGTTTCGCCCCTACGCATTACTCCCCTCGGTGGGCTGGGAGAAATCGGCAAGAATACCTGGATCTTTCAGGTCAACGACGAGATTATGCTCCTCGATGGGGGTCTGTCGTTTCCAACCGAGGAGATGCACGGCGTCAACCTGGTATTGCCCAATATCGACTGGCTGATCGAAAACCAGGAAAAAATCGTCGGCATGGTGGTCACCCACGGTCACGAGGACCACATCGGCGGCATTCCCTACCACCTGCAGCGGCTGCGCATCCCGGTCATCCACGGACCGCGCCTGGCGATGGCTCTACTTGAAGACAAACTGCGGGAGGCGGAGCTGTTGGGCCGTACCCAACTGCAGACGGTCGGGCCGCGCGGCACCGTGCGCGTGGGCAAGTACTTTGTAGTTGAGTACCTGCAAAACACCCACTCGATGGCCGATTCCTACACCCTGGCTATCCATACCCCCACGGGGTTGGTGATCCACACCGGTGATTTTAAGTTCGACCATACGCCCGTGGACGGCCGCAAGTTCGACTACCAGCGGCTTGCTGAGCACGGCGAGAAAGGCGTACTTTGCCTGATCAGCGATTCGACCAACGCCGAGGTGCCGGGCTTTACGCCTTCCGAGCGCTCGGTCTACCCCAACCTTGAGCGCTACATCAAAGAAGCCCCCGGCCGGGTGATCGTGACGACTTTTGCCTCTTCGGTCCACCGCCTCCACATGCTGCTCGACATCGCCCAGAAGACGGGCCGCTCGGTGTGCGTCGTGGGCCGCTCGATGCTCAACATGATCGCCAAGGCCAAGGCGCTCGGATTTATTCCCAACTTTTCAGACTCGCTCCTGCAGCCGGTTCAGGCCGCCAACAGCCTGCCGCCTGAGCGCGTGCTGGTGCTCACTACCGGTTCGCAGGGTGAGCCGATGTCGGCACTGACCCGGATCGCGGGTGGCGACCACCGCCAGGTCAAAATCCAGCCGGGCGACACGGTGATCTTCTCGTCCAATCCGATCCCCGGCAACACGATCTCGGTGGTGCGCGTCATCGACAAACTGATGCAACTGGGGGCCAACGTCGTCTACGGTCGCGAGCGCGGCATCCACGTGAGCGGCCATGGGGCCATCGAAGATCAAAAGCTGATGCTCGCCCTCACCAAGCCCAAGTTCTTCTTTCCCTGCCACGGCGAGTACCGGATGATCCGCCGCCACGCCCAGACCGCTCAGGAGATGGGTGTGCCGGCCGAAAATATGTTGCTCACCGAGAATGGCGACGTGGTCGAACTCACCGCCGAGTCGATGCGCGTCGTCGATCGCATCCCGGCCGGGGTGGACCTGGTGGATGCGAGCCGCTCGACGATGGTCAACAGCAACGTCCTGCGCGAGCGCCAGCGCCTCGCCGAGGACGGCTTTGTGACCGTGGCGGTCGCCCTCACTGCCCAGGGGACTTTTGCCGCCCGGCCCCAGATCTCGATCAAAGCGGTTGCCCGCTCCGCCGAGACGCGCAACCTCGAAGACATGCTGCGCACCGCCCTCGAACGCACCCAGAGCCGCTTCGGCGAATTTCGCCAGCCGCTCGAAGCCGGCGCCTTGGGCTACCAGTACGACTGGATGGGGATCAAGCAGCTGTTGGAGCGCACCGTCAAGCAGGTGACCCGCGAGATGCTCCAGAGCCACCCGCTCATTCAGGTGCTCCTGCAGACGCCGCTGGAGGCTCCGGTGACCAGTCTGCCACTTGCTGTAGCGACCTCGGCGTAG